From the Populus nigra chromosome 13, ddPopNigr1.1, whole genome shotgun sequence genome, the window ATAGCCTATCAATTACCATTGATAGCTCAGCAtgcaatattaaattaaaaggaaaggaaaaactcTTTGTATGATGATATGTAAGTGTAGAGTATGTTAGTATTTGAGGTACTGATTGGAATGGCCTTTATAGAAAGGAGATTTagttcattatatatatatatatatatatatatatatatatatatataattttaccagtagtgttgtttataaaaaataacataaaaaactaatttattttcgCCAGATAAGAGGacatatgatgatgatgatatcttCAGCCCCACTAAAACAGAGAGGccgaaaactaaaattataaaatatttgatttttttaattagaagacCTTCAAATAATCTTGCTTAATTATTCCTTGATTTACTCTAATGGCTGCACAGAACAAGAATTCTCTAGATTATATTCTCAAATAAGATCTTAAGAGCCTCAAATAAGATCTTAAAAGCCTCTTGGTATGATATAGCTAGATAATCCGTGGTTTATCCATGACAActcttaaatattaataaaatcttattaattaaatctttgaGAGCTCATAATTACTTCAACTTTTATTTCCATcaatatattataaaactagGAGTAAATTTAGTACATCTCCGgtgatttgataaaattaagattccaataacaaaagtaaaaacaattatgatattttttattcataataacatttctgagagggaaaaaaagagaggaagctCTGTAGCCGTTTGGTCCCGTAGCTAGGGCTTCAGGGGTCGTAACTCTAACCATCCAACATGGTTGACAACTCTTAttgtccaaaaaaaaacatggaaaatttGGCATGCATTCATCCGACCAGGGTTCAAGCTttgatatctaaaaaaaaataaaagcatagaagaataatattcataacattTATCTATCACAAACTAGTTAATTTATTGATCGTAGAGATTTTGTAGCACAGCTTGATCTCCATATTTTCCTTGATCATTTATTTcggatgatatatatataacactatTCATATATACCATtatataatattcataacaattagCAACTAGGGTAGGGAACGCCACAAGCGCTAGCAACCTTTCTAGCACCAGGAGAGGAAACAAACTGCTTGAGGCTCGGATCCTTGAGGTATCCACAGAGACAAGGCTTCTGCTCCTTCAATTTGCTGCAGCAAGTGGTGGAGGGTGGTGTAGAGGACATGATTGCTCCTAGGCATGGGCTCAACTGCCCTGGGTTACATGTCTGTGCATGTGACACTTGTGCTTCAGCTAGTAACATCGTCGTGACCACCATcacaatcatgaaaaaagacGCAATCTTCATCTTCAGTAATCTTGctgctgctattttttttccctttggcACACAAGAAATGATGCATCAAGCCATGATCTTGCCCAACAATTTATAGAAAGGTGATGGTGAATCAAGTTCACGGGGGCCAATAAGTCAAGCATGTGTAGCCAAACTTTTGGGTCCTGCCATTTTAACGTGTAGTTTCTAAATTCTAAACCTCATTTCTTTCTTGTCAATGGCTGTAGACACTACATGTTCCCTCGGACATCTCTCAACgttgattattaaaaatacttcCAATAAAGATAATGAATGATTGAcactttattaatttgttttaaataaaatgttgtataacatagtaatatttatctattaattatgttttaattataaatttaataaattttaataagatTGATGACAATTGTAATAATAAAGTTATAGAGAAGTACAATGATGTTTTGATAGATATTAATAAGATTGACTCAATCTCATTGatactttatttaaattttacttaTTTGAACAAGGAAGAGctcaatatatttattgtaCCAAAGTGAAGGTGTTCACAGGGATGGATCTGAATGTGTTGCAttggtttttaatgtgtttttatatcaaacttGAACTATAATATTATAATGTTGTTTGTGATAAagtatctattaaaaaatataggatttaaatttataatcagATAATTGTTTTGTCATTTGAACTTGTAATTTTCTTAGTTGCTTCTGTCAAATTATGCTgaagtgtttgttaattaattgCTTTTGTTAGcatgttgttattttatttattttattttattattaaaatttttagcaaAGTGGATTTTGGAAGagatttgcattatttatttatttttggacttAGATATAAGGAGAAACTAGAGTGATTTgtactcaattttttaaaattatttttttcgagTCAACTTAGGTTATTTATGACCTTATCTCTTATTTTGATTAACTTCCAAGctagatttaataaatataattgcaACTATTTATGTGTTACTAAGAataacatttttgttttataccTTACAATTATCTCCTTAAAGGTTTCCTTCAACTTGGCTTAGTATCATctacttaaatatattttataacattttGAGAATATGACTATTGGTAAAAAGAAAGATtacattcttaaaaaaaaaaaaaaaaaaaaaaaaattccaattgtTTGGGCATTCAGAGCCGAAGTGGCTGTAAGTGGCTGGGAGTGTTGCATCCAAAATTCAATCCAAAACCACAGTGCCTCAACCTAATCAAATCTACCTGAGACGCTCTTCTATGTGTTGTTTTCAGGTTCCCATGAGCCGCTCATACAAAATTTTCATACACATGATTTTTTATGCACAGCATGTCCCTTTTTATATGCCAATGGCAAACAATCACCAACATTTTTATGCATCACACAAATGTTacataatatttgtattaattgaattgttttaacaACAATAACCATGACATAACACACCAACCAAAGTCATCATAGCTCCCCAAAACTGATTTTTCCACTAACAATACAATTTCTTCTACATGGAAAAATTTCAAGCCCTGAGTGTACTtgtcaaatcaaaataaattaaaaaaattaattttaattaattaaatattaaaaaataaaaataaaaagtataattttcaaaagacaatgaaaaaaataaaaagaagactCCTTCTAATGAACCGATTCTGGACTTAGAGTAAGGGTAAGTCTGTG encodes:
- the LOC133671355 gene encoding non-specific lipid-transfer protein 2-like, which codes for MKIASFFMIVMVVTTMLLAEAQVSHAQTCNPGQLSPCLGAIMSSTPPSTTCCSKLKEQKPCLCGYLKDPSLKQFVSSPGARKVASACGVPYPSC